CTATAGACTGTGCCACTGACACGACCACAACTTAATATCTCAATATAGGTAGCGTGACAAATGCCTTCAAATATTCCATTGACTATGAGGCGTTCTGTGTTGATTTCACCTTCCACTTTGCCAGATTCACTTACCTTTACTTGTTTGATCGCGTCTATTTGTCCCTCAACATGACCGTCAATTTGTAATTGACTGGTTACTTGGATGTGTCCATTAATAGTGCAACCTTCTGCGATGAGAGTTGTAGCTGACGACTGACTCTTAACTGTACTTGACCCACCAAAGATTCCCATCCTATACCTCTTACACTGTCAAAAATTGTATCAAAATTATCTACGTTCCATTCGATAAATGGCTTTGGATTAAGTGCTCGGCCCACAAAGCGAACTTCATAATGAAGGTGTGGCCCAGAGGACAATCCTGTGTTTCCTGAGTAGGCTATCAAATCTCCCTTCTTAACAAAGTCGCCACGTTTGACAACGAATTTGCTTAGATGTGAGTACGAACTTGAGAAGCCATATGCATGAAAAATTCGTAAATAATTACCAGACCCTTTATTACTAGGTCGTATTACCTCTACCGCACCGTCGGCTGGTGCGTAAACAGGTGTTCCGGTATTCACAGCGAAATCTTGTCCGCGATGAAATTTGGTTATCCCTGTTACAGGGTGAACTCGTTTGCCATAACCTGATGATGTACGAGCATTCACGACTGGCGGTCCACTCGGAATTTGAGTCAACATCATGAGGCGCATTGATGTAGTTATAGTAGCGGTATCCAAACGGGATTCCAACTCTGTATCATTTTGATCGCCCATACCTAGCATGTTTTCTAGGTCATTTAATCGATCTGAAACCATTTGAACGCGCTCTTCACGTTCAGACAAATCGTGTTCTAGAGTGGTTTTGAGTGCGGTAAGAGAAGTGAGTTCACGG
The window above is part of the Marinomonas sp. THO17 genome. Proteins encoded here:
- a CDS encoding peptidoglycan DD-metalloendopeptidase family protein, encoding MKDNVTISVSSIHGTKHFSFGKKFRHSMKVVGYMLVIGVVVTAVVIYYLVHEAEFAKLKQKELETKYSSVNRELTSLTALKTTLEHDLSEREERVQMVSDRLNDLENMLGMGDQNDTELESRLDTATITTSMRLMMLTQIPSGPPVVNARTSSGYGKRVHPVTGITKFHRGQDFAVNTGTPVYAPADGAVEVIRPSNKGSGNYLRIFHAYGFSSSYSHLSKFVVKRGDFVKKGDLIAYSGNTGLSSGPHLHYEVRFVGRALNPKPFIEWNVDNFDTIFDSVRGIGWESLVGQVQLRVSRQLQLSSQKVALLMDTSK